A region of Chelonoidis abingdonii isolate Lonesome George chromosome 8, CheloAbing_2.0, whole genome shotgun sequence DNA encodes the following proteins:
- the GPR160 gene encoding putative G-protein coupled receptor 160 codes for MAAISCANCSLQYYSQLNQPLEASCVLLLIMLGKVSLNLFMLGVRRWDVKQSFMGYFCISLALLDFTLLVTIAFISYFEDFALWGVRFTKYHICLFTQIISLMYGVLHYPVCLVSVLDYYMTVAQTRKPASIGQRLLYILSVIFIWISVLFYILKVPAVSAELEIQNHFFTCPFYISVQSYWLSLAILFVIGVALVICWSEVITMVRSVRIISFTSVTVLIFSYASDCDCTVCKKQLLTRLLICFLGTWTPFVFLQMIILLLGAQIPAYMEMNVPWLYFINSFLIATAYWFRCHDIQLTEGMWSADPFVSWKFCFIPFNNQNTEQAEKPGTEIIC; via the coding sequence ATGGCTGCCATCTCTTGTGCAAATTGTTCCCTTCAGTACTACAGCCAGCTCAATCAACCTCTTGAAGctagctgtgtgctgctcctgatTATGCTTGGAAAAGTGTCACTCAATCTCTTCATGTTGGGAGTTAGAAGATGGGATGTAAAACAAAGTTTTATGGGATATTTCTGTATTTCACTGGCACTTCTTGACTTCACACTTCTGGTGACTATAGCTTTCATCTCCTATTTTGAGGATTTTGCACTTTGGGGTGTGAGATTTACCAAGTACCACATTTGTCTGTTCACTCAGATAATTTCCCTTATGTATGGTGTCTTGCATTACCCAGTTTGTCTCGTGTCTGTTCTGGATTATTACATGACTGTAGCTCAAACCCGTAAACCTGCTAGCATAGGTCAAAGACTACTTTATATACTTAGTGTGATTTTTATATGGATTTCAGTCCTCTTTTATATTCTGAAAGTTCCAGCTGTTTCTGCAGAATTAGAAATACAGAACCACTTTTTTACATGCCCTTTCTATATCAGTGTTCAGAGCTACTGGCTATCATTAGCCATCCTGTTTGTTATAGGTGTGGCTCTTGTGATTTGTTGGTCGGAAGTTATAACTATGGTACGGTCTGTCCGGATTATTTCCTTTACAAGTGTGACTGTTTTAATCTTTTCATATGCATCTGACTGTGATTGCACTGTCTGTAAAAAGCAGCTTTTGACAAGACTCCTCATCTGCTTTCTTGGCACTTGGACaccttttgttttccttcagatGATCATCTTGTTGCTTGGTGCTCAGATTCCAGCCTACATGGAGATGAATGTCCCCTGGCTATACTTCATAAACAGCTTTCTAATCGCAACAGCATACTGGTTTAGGTGTCATGACATTCAACTGACAGAGGGGATGTGGTCTGCAGATCCATTTGTCAGCTGGAAATTCTGCTTCATCCCATTTAACAATCAAAATACAGAGCAAGCTGAAAAGCCAGGCACAGAAATCATCTGTTAA